The following proteins come from a genomic window of Candidatus Neomarinimicrobiota bacterium:
- a CDS encoding methyltransferase domain-containing protein encodes MNQKENNSSFWEEKYLDNSLGWDLGGPTPIFIQISSEFNPGKICFVGCGRGHDAIRFAQKGFDVTAVDFAPSAIQAVNNLAKKSNVIVHAVQADIFSLTPKYSETFDYIIEQTCFCAMHPNYRINYETLVKSILKPGGHLIGLWFPLDKTINEGGPPWGTSVEEVKTLFNSGWKIKKEEFPELSIERRKGREKLIIFKKE; translated from the coding sequence ATGAATCAGAAAGAGAATAACTCCTCATTTTGGGAAGAAAAATATTTGGATAATAGTCTTGGTTGGGATTTAGGAGGTCCTACACCAATATTTATTCAAATTTCTTCAGAATTTAACCCGGGAAAAATTTGTTTTGTAGGATGCGGGCGAGGTCATGATGCAATACGTTTTGCTCAAAAAGGGTTCGACGTTACAGCCGTTGATTTTGCACCATCAGCGATTCAAGCTGTAAATAACTTAGCAAAAAAATCAAATGTTATAGTTCATGCAGTTCAGGCCGATATATTTTCTTTAACACCTAAATACTCCGAAACGTTTGACTACATTATTGAGCAAACATGTTTTTGTGCTATGCATCCTAATTACCGGATCAATTATGAAACATTAGTGAAATCAATTTTAAAACCCGGAGGGCACTTGATTGGGCTTTGGTTTCCATTAGACAAAACCATTAATGAAGGTGGGCCTCCTTGGGGAACAAGTGTGGAAGAAGTAAAAACACTCTTTAATTCTGGTTGGAAAATAAAAAAGGAAGAATTTCCGGAACTATCAATTGAACGAAGAAAAGGCCGAGAAAAATTGATTATTTTCAAAAAAGAATAA
- the nusB gene encoding transcription antitermination factor NusB — protein sequence MHPRRKAREWVLQGLYSMAISKEDKDKVLADILARGNPQKKIRSFVENLFTTCVDKQEWCEEQIKSHLQNWDMDRVALLDKLVLIMGICEIHFIDEVPPKVAISEAIEIAKIFSTDESASFVNGILDAVYKNTKAEKTVLNESERE from the coding sequence ATGCATCCCCGTCGTAAAGCTAGAGAGTGGGTTTTGCAAGGACTGTATTCTATGGCGATTTCTAAAGAAGATAAAGACAAGGTTTTGGCAGATATCCTTGCTCGAGGAAATCCTCAAAAAAAAATTCGATCTTTTGTAGAAAATTTGTTTACCACCTGCGTGGATAAACAAGAATGGTGCGAAGAACAGATCAAGTCGCACCTTCAAAATTGGGATATGGATCGAGTTGCGCTCTTAGATAAACTGGTTCTTATTATGGGAATTTGTGAGATTCATTTCATTGATGAAGTTCCTCCAAAAGTAGCAATTTCAGAAGCGATTGAGATTGCTAAAATATTTAGCACGGATGAAAGCGCATCTTTTGTGAATGGAATTTTAGATGCAGTGTATAAGAATACCAAAGCAGAAAAAACGGTATTGAATGAATCAGAAAGAGAATAA
- a CDS encoding branched-chain amino acid aminotransferase → MNPSSDINWDSLGFEFFPTRSMFRMDSNESGQWNNGGLIPFGELSFSPASGVLNYGQGAFEGTKAFRSVKDRIVLFRPDMNAERLGQSAKRLVMPKVEKIDFLSAVEMVVRDNADFIPPLGKGSLYIRPLLWGTGPVLGVRPAPTYTFIVFVTPVGSYFKNGVKPLKLKMTRNFHRAAPHGTGNAKAIGNYAASLFPLKLAKETGFDEVLYLHAADETQLEEVGSANVFIVKDNVIKTPRLSGSILPGITRNSVIRIARDILKLEVEETEITIKDLLAADEAFCTGTAVVVTPIGNITVEEDAHSISGGGEGKITAQLRKEIVGIQREERDDPFCWVHPVDKESNDEK, encoded by the coding sequence ATGAACCCATCTTCCGATATTAACTGGGATAGTCTCGGATTTGAATTTTTTCCAACTCGAAGTATGTTTCGGATGGATTCAAATGAATCCGGACAATGGAATAATGGAGGACTTATCCCGTTTGGCGAACTTTCTTTTTCTCCGGCATCGGGTGTATTGAATTATGGTCAAGGTGCTTTCGAAGGCACCAAGGCATTTCGTTCAGTGAAAGATAGAATAGTACTTTTTCGCCCGGATATGAATGCGGAAAGACTGGGTCAATCTGCAAAAAGGTTGGTGATGCCCAAAGTGGAAAAAATTGATTTCCTTAGTGCGGTAGAAATGGTTGTTCGAGATAATGCGGATTTCATTCCACCGTTGGGAAAGGGATCTCTTTATATCAGACCATTATTGTGGGGAACGGGACCTGTGCTTGGAGTTCGTCCTGCTCCAACCTATACATTTATAGTATTTGTAACACCGGTTGGATCTTATTTCAAAAATGGCGTAAAACCTCTCAAGTTAAAAATGACAAGAAATTTTCACCGAGCCGCTCCGCATGGAACCGGAAATGCCAAAGCTATCGGAAACTATGCAGCATCTCTGTTCCCGTTAAAGCTTGCAAAGGAAACAGGTTTTGACGAGGTATTGTATCTGCATGCTGCCGATGAAACACAACTGGAAGAAGTTGGATCTGCAAATGTTTTTATTGTGAAAGACAATGTGATTAAAACACCCAGATTATCAGGATCAATTTTGCCCGGTATTACCAGAAATTCCGTCATCCGAATTGCGAGAGATATTTTGAAATTGGAAGTAGAAGAAACAGAAATAACGATTAAGGACTTATTAGCGGCAGATGAGGCTTTTTGTACCGGAACTGCCGTAGTGGTCACTCCAATTGGCAACATTACCGTTGAAGAAGATGCGCATTCTATTTCCGGTGGTGGAGAAGGAAAAATCACAGCGCAATTAAGAAAAGAAATAGTAGGAATTCAGCGTGAAGAACGTGATGATCCGTTTTGCTGGGTTCACCCAGTAGATAAAGAATCCAATGACGAAAAGTGA
- a CDS encoding acyl-CoA dehydrogenase has product MNFDLTEEQLLIQKTAKEFAKEHLEPGVIDRDETCTFPKEQIALMADLGFMGMMVPEEYGGAGLDAVSYVVALEEIAAIDASASVIMSVNNSLVSQLIIHFGSDDQKTKYLPDIANATTLGAFSLSEPQSGSDAGNMRTFAERKNGNYILNGTKNWVTNGLSSGLVIVMAVTEKNVGNKGISAFIVEKGINGFSTGKKEDKMGIRGSDTCELYFENCEVPADSIIGNEGDGFKIALGTLDGGRVGIATQALGIARAAMEKSVAYAKERKQFKKPIAEFGAIQSKLARMATNINAARLLIMNAAHLKDEHKPFSKEAAMAKVFASRVSMEASTDCVQIFGGYGYMREYGVERLMRDAKITQIYEGTSEIQEMVIARSLLHE; this is encoded by the coding sequence ATGAATTTTGATTTAACAGAAGAACAATTATTGATTCAAAAAACCGCAAAGGAATTTGCGAAAGAACATCTCGAACCGGGTGTCATTGATCGAGATGAAACTTGTACGTTTCCGAAAGAACAAATCGCTTTAATGGCCGATCTTGGGTTTATGGGCATGATGGTTCCGGAAGAATATGGTGGCGCCGGTTTGGATGCCGTCAGCTATGTAGTTGCATTAGAAGAAATTGCTGCAATTGATGCATCGGCTTCCGTCATCATGTCTGTGAATAATTCTTTAGTCTCTCAGTTAATAATCCATTTTGGTTCGGATGATCAAAAGACCAAATATCTACCGGATATTGCCAATGCAACAACCTTAGGTGCTTTTAGCTTGAGCGAACCACAATCAGGATCGGATGCCGGAAATATGAGGACGTTCGCCGAGCGTAAAAATGGCAATTATATTTTAAACGGAACCAAAAATTGGGTTACAAATGGATTAAGTTCCGGGTTGGTAATTGTTATGGCGGTAACCGAAAAAAATGTGGGCAACAAAGGTATTTCTGCCTTTATTGTTGAAAAGGGAATTAATGGGTTTTCCACCGGAAAAAAGGAAGATAAAATGGGTATTCGGGGTTCAGACACATGTGAACTATATTTTGAAAATTGTGAAGTGCCTGCAGATTCCATCATTGGCAATGAAGGAGACGGTTTCAAAATTGCACTTGGCACATTGGATGGCGGGCGGGTTGGAATTGCAACCCAAGCTTTGGGTATTGCCAGGGCCGCAATGGAAAAATCTGTTGCCTATGCAAAGGAACGAAAACAATTCAAGAAACCAATTGCAGAATTTGGAGCAATCCAGAGTAAACTGGCTAGAATGGCAACGAATATCAATGCTGCTAGATTGCTCATTATGAATGCTGCTCATTTAAAAGATGAGCATAAACCATTTTCAAAGGAAGCGGCTATGGCAAAAGTATTTGCATCCCGAGTTTCTATGGAGGCTTCTACCGATTGTGTTCAAATTTTTGGAGGCTATGGTTACATGCGTGAGTATGGAGTAGAACGATTAATGCGGGATGCGAAAATAACCCAAATTTACGAGGGTACATCAGAAATCCAAGAAATGGTGATTGCGAGGTCTTTACTACATGAATAA
- a CDS encoding acetyl-CoA C-acetyltransferase gives MKNTFRDVFLVAAKRTPVGAFQGSLSSVSATTLGSEVVKAILEETKISLDSVDEVIMGCVLSAGLGQAPARQVALRSGLSNSVECLTINKMCGSGLKAVMLASQAIKTEDADLIIAGGMENMTRSPYLIPKGRDGLRLGHGKIIDSMIGDGLWDVYNDKHMGNCAETCATDRNYDREDQDAFAIESYTRAQKAQADGLFDEEMIPVSVPRRKGDDIIVEVDDEPNRANFDKMKSLRPAFDRDGTITAANASKINDGAAAVLVASEKKVQEYQLKPMAKIISQASAAHDPEWFTTAPSKAIAKALSKANIQADDIDLWEINEAFAPVALAAIEDFNLDREKVNVHGGAIALGHPIGASGARVLTTLLHAMENRNANRGLATLCIGGGEAVALIVEKVL, from the coding sequence ATGAAAAATACCTTTAGAGATGTCTTTTTAGTAGCAGCTAAACGAACGCCTGTAGGCGCATTTCAGGGTAGTTTGTCTTCTGTATCTGCAACTACTTTGGGTTCGGAGGTGGTTAAAGCAATTTTAGAAGAAACAAAAATCTCACTCGACTCTGTTGATGAGGTGATTATGGGTTGTGTCCTTTCTGCCGGCCTTGGACAGGCACCGGCCCGTCAGGTTGCTTTACGATCGGGTCTCTCGAATTCTGTTGAATGCCTTACCATAAATAAAATGTGTGGATCCGGATTAAAAGCAGTTATGCTTGCGAGTCAGGCAATCAAAACCGAAGATGCAGACTTGATCATTGCCGGCGGAATGGAAAATATGACGCGGTCTCCGTATTTGATTCCAAAGGGAAGAGATGGGCTTCGTTTAGGTCACGGGAAAATTATTGATAGCATGATTGGAGATGGCCTGTGGGATGTATATAACGATAAGCACATGGGTAATTGTGCAGAAACTTGTGCTACAGATAGAAATTACGATCGAGAAGATCAGGATGCGTTTGCGATTGAATCATACACACGAGCGCAAAAAGCTCAGGCTGACGGATTATTTGACGAAGAAATGATTCCTGTTTCTGTCCCCCGCCGAAAAGGAGACGATATTATTGTGGAAGTAGATGACGAACCTAACCGTGCAAATTTTGATAAAATGAAATCACTCCGCCCTGCTTTTGATCGGGATGGAACTATTACCGCTGCCAATGCTTCCAAAATTAATGATGGCGCTGCAGCTGTTTTAGTTGCTTCGGAAAAAAAGGTGCAGGAATACCAATTAAAGCCAATGGCTAAAATAATCTCTCAAGCTTCCGCGGCTCATGATCCAGAATGGTTTACGACTGCTCCGAGTAAGGCAATTGCTAAGGCACTTTCTAAAGCAAATATCCAAGCAGATGATATTGATTTATGGGAGATAAACGAAGCATTTGCTCCTGTTGCTCTGGCAGCGATAGAAGATTTTAATTTAGACCGTGAAAAGGTAAATGTGCATGGCGGCGCGATTGCTTTGGGTCACCCAATTGGCGCAAGTGGCGCGAGAGTTTTGACCACTTTACTACATGCCATGGAAAACCGAAATGCTAACAGAGGACTTGCAACGTTGTGCATCGGCGGCGGCGAGGCTGTTGCCCTCATCGTGGAAAAAGTATTATGA